In a genomic window of Bemisia tabaci chromosome 1, PGI_BMITA_v3:
- the LOC109038914 gene encoding uncharacterized protein isoform X3, protein MNRRTNQPESPLRQMDMERIWHSTSKTSGRVVLLAIWLSIIPWFCSAQSWKKLDDARYSDGSDDVSVEESVSKNASLYLDRSVVGDDFNIELNFFRWGTCQRADLSKSLKCCETDINTDEDRRYYACEDIPADTASKFVRARLEVGDLQRSLMSRYNREVNSLFNASENPAWAEVSRRPIGELGDVPFSYFLGRPVEGLLRRALNRSLEESLDPANDRRRIEKRLQDLRQAVSAALNHTLNDIVNESLDYVFQLDDQDFDYVSGRQWFRIRNLSLENIFDSMLQANGANMTGVETLLRIAWRLFLNQQQESFEKFLSNPGEVVAWIFNTYMNLFGNNRTGIFNREALRGFVQYYTATESYRVTIPLCYAPIPASSLCWNINFMINTNKWTVRKTVNLAAESSLLAADSFVLELFDLDLNLTGFRERRQEGVCADGRISLLDMDGYPFPKFELGCHPVFYHPLQYVDQVLCLLYERTATSRNSHRNTTLGKVCIDPIQATLMHELTRNFIRMTVRNNNLQPSSNKVCKNMVYQLHTLGTGTPRDELMSRAITEMLSYSITNLLGVRSDRRTILNFVRLSRAAPILMDAWGAIAQNSNSTEQFNRNLMECGVLLLQHGEEHRTLALHPTPPPQPPTSPPNRLRDLLRRRISDHRLAPPAPSSNRRIRQVDDLEMSQWDDMSGTQEEGQIGDPRDDDIPAIQQIQGQSALNNSLAALFRQLDEMRFRLRDFLDGQRVNFESRLDGLWDRYANTIRAWLESFLARVLGTVTQYAPLITRHPG, encoded by the exons acgAACCAATCAACCGGAGAGTCCTCTTAGGCAAATG GATATGGAGCGCATATGGCATAGCACTTCGAAAACTAGTGGAAGAGTAGTGCTGCTTGCAATATGGCTATCGATCATTCCTTGGTTCTGTTCTGCTCAGTCTTGGAAGAAACTCGATGATGCGAGATATTCAG ATGGAAGTGATGATGTATCCGTCGAAGAATCTGTAAGCAAAAATGCTTCTCTGTATTTGGACCGGAGTGTTGTTGGTGATGACTTTAACATCGAGTTGAATTTCTTCAGATGGGGAACATGTCAAAGGGCAGATCTAAGTAAATCTTTGAAATGCTGTGAAACTGATATCAACACTGATGAAGATAGAAGATATTACG CCTGCGAGGACATCCCCGCGGACACGGCTTCCAAGTTCGTGCGGGCCAGGTTGGAGGTAGGCGACTTGCAGCGCTCCCTGATGAGCCGCTACAATCGCGAGGTGAACTCCCTGTTCAACGCGAGCGAGAACCCGGCCTGGGCGGAGGTCTCGCGGCGGCCGATCGGGGAGCTCGGAGACGTCCCTTTCAGCTACTTCCTCGGGCGCCCCGTCGAGGGTCTCCTCCGCCGGGCGCTCAACCGCTCCCTCGAGGAGTCCCTGGACCCGGCCAACGACCGACGCAGGATCGAGAAACGGCTCCAGGACTTGAGGCAAGCCGTCAGCGCCGCCCTCAACCACACGCTCAACGACATCGTCAACGAGTCCCTCGACTACGTCTTCCAACTCGATGACCAGGATTTTGATTATGTCAGTGG CAGACAATGGTTTCGCATACGGAACCTCTCCTTGGAGAATATTTTTGATTCAATGTTGCAAGCAAATGGAGCGAATATGACGGGGGTCGAGACGCTTTTACGGATTGCATGGAGACTTTTTCTCAATCAACAACAagaatcttttgaaaaattcctctcCAACCCTGGGGAGGTAGTCGCATGGATTTTTAACACTTACATGAATCTTTTTGGCAACAACCGCACCGGTATTTTCAACAGGGAAGCACTCAGAGGATTCGTTCAGTATTACACCGCAACTG AAAGTTACCGTGTAACGATACCTCTCTGTTACGCTCCAATACCGGCGTCGTCCTTGTGCTGGAACATTAACTTCATGATAAACACGAACAAGTGGACGGTGAGGAAAACTGTGAATCTAGCAGCCGAGTCGAGCCTGCTAGCCGCGGACTCCTTCGTCCTGGAACTTTTCGACCTGGACCTGAATCTGACCGGTTTCAGAGAGCGCCGCCAAGAGGGAGTTTGCGCCGACGGGAGGATCAGCCTATTGGATATGGACGGCTACCCGTTCCCGAAATTCGAACTCGGATGCCATCCGGTGTTCTACCACCCCCTCCAGTACGTGGACCAAGTTTTGTGTCTCCTGTACGAACGAACAGCAACCTCCCGCAACTCGCACCGGAACACCACCCTCGGCAAG GTGTGCATAGACCCAATCCAGGCAACGCTCATGCACGAGCTCACGAGGAACTTCATTCGCATGACAGTGAGGAACAACAATCTTCAACCGAGCTCGAACAAAGTCTGCAAGAACATGGTCTACCAACTGCACACCCTCGGTACCGGAACCCCGAGGGACGAGCTCATGTCCCGCGCCATCACCGAGATGCTATCCTACAGCATCACGAACCTCCTCGGCGTCCGCTCCGACCGCCGCACCATCCTCAACTTCGTGCGCCTCTCCAGGGCGGCCCCGATTCTCATGGACGCCTGGGGCGCCATCGCCCAGAACTCCAACAGCACCGAGCAGTTCAACCGGAACCTCATGGAGTGCGGAGTCCTCCTCCTGCAGCACGGCGAGGAGCACCGCACCCTCGCTCTCCACCCCACGCCACCCCCGCAACCACCGACCTCCCCTCCGAATAGGTTGAGGGATCTTCTCCGACGCCGCATCTCCGACCACAGATTAGCTCCCCCTGCTCCGAGCTCGAATCGAAGAATCCGTCAGGTGGACGATCTCGAAATGTCGCAATGGGATGATATGAGTGGAACGCAGGAAGAGGGACAGATCGGCGATCCCCGAGACGATGATATACCGGCAATCCAACAGATCCAGGGCCAATCCGCCTTGAACAATAGCCTGGCCGCGCTGTTCAGACAGCTGGACGAGATGCGCTTCCGGTTGAGGGACTTCTTGGATGGCCAGAGGGTGAACTTCGAGAGTCGACTCGATGGCTTGTGGGATAGGTACGCGAACACGATCAGGGCCTGGCTCGAAAGTTTCCTGGCGCGCGTGCTGGGCACAGTCACCCAGTACGCGCCTTTGATCACCAGACACCCGGGATAG
- the LOC109038914 gene encoding uncharacterized protein isoform X2, whose product MNRRTNQPESPLRQMVFQRWNLDMERIWHSTSKTSGRVVLLAIWLSIIPWFCSAQSWKKLDDARYSDGSDDVSVEESVSKNASLYLDRSVVGDDFNIELNFFRWGTCQRADLSKSLKCCETDINTDEDRRYYACEDIPADTASKFVRARLEVGDLQRSLMSRYNREVNSLFNASENPAWAEVSRRPIGELGDVPFSYFLGRPVEGLLRRALNRSLEESLDPANDRRRIEKRLQDLRQAVSAALNHTLNDIVNESLDYVFQLDDQDFDYVSGQWFRIRNLSLENIFDSMLQANGANMTGVETLLRIAWRLFLNQQQESFEKFLSNPGEVVAWIFNTYMNLFGNNRTGIFNREALRGFVQYYTATESYRVTIPLCYAPIPASSLCWNINFMINTNKWTVRKTVNLAAESSLLAADSFVLELFDLDLNLTGFRERRQEGVCADGRISLLDMDGYPFPKFELGCHPVFYHPLQYVDQVLCLLYERTATSRNSHRNTTLGKVCIDPIQATLMHELTRNFIRMTVRNNNLQPSSNKVCKNMVYQLHTLGTGTPRDELMSRAITEMLSYSITNLLGVRSDRRTILNFVRLSRAAPILMDAWGAIAQNSNSTEQFNRNLMECGVLLLQHGEEHRTLALHPTPPPQPPTSPPNRLRDLLRRRISDHRLAPPAPSSNRRIRQVDDLEMSQWDDMSGTQEEGQIGDPRDDDIPAIQQIQGQSALNNSLAALFRQLDEMRFRLRDFLDGQRVNFESRLDGLWDRYANTIRAWLESFLARVLGTVTQYAPLITRHPG is encoded by the exons acgAACCAATCAACCGGAGAGTCCTCTTAGGCAAATGGTATTTCAGCGATGGAATTTG GATATGGAGCGCATATGGCATAGCACTTCGAAAACTAGTGGAAGAGTAGTGCTGCTTGCAATATGGCTATCGATCATTCCTTGGTTCTGTTCTGCTCAGTCTTGGAAGAAACTCGATGATGCGAGATATTCAG ATGGAAGTGATGATGTATCCGTCGAAGAATCTGTAAGCAAAAATGCTTCTCTGTATTTGGACCGGAGTGTTGTTGGTGATGACTTTAACATCGAGTTGAATTTCTTCAGATGGGGAACATGTCAAAGGGCAGATCTAAGTAAATCTTTGAAATGCTGTGAAACTGATATCAACACTGATGAAGATAGAAGATATTACG CCTGCGAGGACATCCCCGCGGACACGGCTTCCAAGTTCGTGCGGGCCAGGTTGGAGGTAGGCGACTTGCAGCGCTCCCTGATGAGCCGCTACAATCGCGAGGTGAACTCCCTGTTCAACGCGAGCGAGAACCCGGCCTGGGCGGAGGTCTCGCGGCGGCCGATCGGGGAGCTCGGAGACGTCCCTTTCAGCTACTTCCTCGGGCGCCCCGTCGAGGGTCTCCTCCGCCGGGCGCTCAACCGCTCCCTCGAGGAGTCCCTGGACCCGGCCAACGACCGACGCAGGATCGAGAAACGGCTCCAGGACTTGAGGCAAGCCGTCAGCGCCGCCCTCAACCACACGCTCAACGACATCGTCAACGAGTCCCTCGACTACGTCTTCCAACTCGATGACCAGGATTTTGATTATGTCAGTGG ACAATGGTTTCGCATACGGAACCTCTCCTTGGAGAATATTTTTGATTCAATGTTGCAAGCAAATGGAGCGAATATGACGGGGGTCGAGACGCTTTTACGGATTGCATGGAGACTTTTTCTCAATCAACAACAagaatcttttgaaaaattcctctcCAACCCTGGGGAGGTAGTCGCATGGATTTTTAACACTTACATGAATCTTTTTGGCAACAACCGCACCGGTATTTTCAACAGGGAAGCACTCAGAGGATTCGTTCAGTATTACACCGCAACTG AAAGTTACCGTGTAACGATACCTCTCTGTTACGCTCCAATACCGGCGTCGTCCTTGTGCTGGAACATTAACTTCATGATAAACACGAACAAGTGGACGGTGAGGAAAACTGTGAATCTAGCAGCCGAGTCGAGCCTGCTAGCCGCGGACTCCTTCGTCCTGGAACTTTTCGACCTGGACCTGAATCTGACCGGTTTCAGAGAGCGCCGCCAAGAGGGAGTTTGCGCCGACGGGAGGATCAGCCTATTGGATATGGACGGCTACCCGTTCCCGAAATTCGAACTCGGATGCCATCCGGTGTTCTACCACCCCCTCCAGTACGTGGACCAAGTTTTGTGTCTCCTGTACGAACGAACAGCAACCTCCCGCAACTCGCACCGGAACACCACCCTCGGCAAG GTGTGCATAGACCCAATCCAGGCAACGCTCATGCACGAGCTCACGAGGAACTTCATTCGCATGACAGTGAGGAACAACAATCTTCAACCGAGCTCGAACAAAGTCTGCAAGAACATGGTCTACCAACTGCACACCCTCGGTACCGGAACCCCGAGGGACGAGCTCATGTCCCGCGCCATCACCGAGATGCTATCCTACAGCATCACGAACCTCCTCGGCGTCCGCTCCGACCGCCGCACCATCCTCAACTTCGTGCGCCTCTCCAGGGCGGCCCCGATTCTCATGGACGCCTGGGGCGCCATCGCCCAGAACTCCAACAGCACCGAGCAGTTCAACCGGAACCTCATGGAGTGCGGAGTCCTCCTCCTGCAGCACGGCGAGGAGCACCGCACCCTCGCTCTCCACCCCACGCCACCCCCGCAACCACCGACCTCCCCTCCGAATAGGTTGAGGGATCTTCTCCGACGCCGCATCTCCGACCACAGATTAGCTCCCCCTGCTCCGAGCTCGAATCGAAGAATCCGTCAGGTGGACGATCTCGAAATGTCGCAATGGGATGATATGAGTGGAACGCAGGAAGAGGGACAGATCGGCGATCCCCGAGACGATGATATACCGGCAATCCAACAGATCCAGGGCCAATCCGCCTTGAACAATAGCCTGGCCGCGCTGTTCAGACAGCTGGACGAGATGCGCTTCCGGTTGAGGGACTTCTTGGATGGCCAGAGGGTGAACTTCGAGAGTCGACTCGATGGCTTGTGGGATAGGTACGCGAACACGATCAGGGCCTGGCTCGAAAGTTTCCTGGCGCGCGTGCTGGGCACAGTCACCCAGTACGCGCCTTTGATCACCAGACACCCGGGATAG
- the LOC109038914 gene encoding uncharacterized protein isoform X1, protein MNRRTNQPESPLRQMVFQRWNLDMERIWHSTSKTSGRVVLLAIWLSIIPWFCSAQSWKKLDDARYSDGSDDVSVEESVSKNASLYLDRSVVGDDFNIELNFFRWGTCQRADLSKSLKCCETDINTDEDRRYYACEDIPADTASKFVRARLEVGDLQRSLMSRYNREVNSLFNASENPAWAEVSRRPIGELGDVPFSYFLGRPVEGLLRRALNRSLEESLDPANDRRRIEKRLQDLRQAVSAALNHTLNDIVNESLDYVFQLDDQDFDYVSGRQWFRIRNLSLENIFDSMLQANGANMTGVETLLRIAWRLFLNQQQESFEKFLSNPGEVVAWIFNTYMNLFGNNRTGIFNREALRGFVQYYTATESYRVTIPLCYAPIPASSLCWNINFMINTNKWTVRKTVNLAAESSLLAADSFVLELFDLDLNLTGFRERRQEGVCADGRISLLDMDGYPFPKFELGCHPVFYHPLQYVDQVLCLLYERTATSRNSHRNTTLGKVCIDPIQATLMHELTRNFIRMTVRNNNLQPSSNKVCKNMVYQLHTLGTGTPRDELMSRAITEMLSYSITNLLGVRSDRRTILNFVRLSRAAPILMDAWGAIAQNSNSTEQFNRNLMECGVLLLQHGEEHRTLALHPTPPPQPPTSPPNRLRDLLRRRISDHRLAPPAPSSNRRIRQVDDLEMSQWDDMSGTQEEGQIGDPRDDDIPAIQQIQGQSALNNSLAALFRQLDEMRFRLRDFLDGQRVNFESRLDGLWDRYANTIRAWLESFLARVLGTVTQYAPLITRHPG, encoded by the exons acgAACCAATCAACCGGAGAGTCCTCTTAGGCAAATGGTATTTCAGCGATGGAATTTG GATATGGAGCGCATATGGCATAGCACTTCGAAAACTAGTGGAAGAGTAGTGCTGCTTGCAATATGGCTATCGATCATTCCTTGGTTCTGTTCTGCTCAGTCTTGGAAGAAACTCGATGATGCGAGATATTCAG ATGGAAGTGATGATGTATCCGTCGAAGAATCTGTAAGCAAAAATGCTTCTCTGTATTTGGACCGGAGTGTTGTTGGTGATGACTTTAACATCGAGTTGAATTTCTTCAGATGGGGAACATGTCAAAGGGCAGATCTAAGTAAATCTTTGAAATGCTGTGAAACTGATATCAACACTGATGAAGATAGAAGATATTACG CCTGCGAGGACATCCCCGCGGACACGGCTTCCAAGTTCGTGCGGGCCAGGTTGGAGGTAGGCGACTTGCAGCGCTCCCTGATGAGCCGCTACAATCGCGAGGTGAACTCCCTGTTCAACGCGAGCGAGAACCCGGCCTGGGCGGAGGTCTCGCGGCGGCCGATCGGGGAGCTCGGAGACGTCCCTTTCAGCTACTTCCTCGGGCGCCCCGTCGAGGGTCTCCTCCGCCGGGCGCTCAACCGCTCCCTCGAGGAGTCCCTGGACCCGGCCAACGACCGACGCAGGATCGAGAAACGGCTCCAGGACTTGAGGCAAGCCGTCAGCGCCGCCCTCAACCACACGCTCAACGACATCGTCAACGAGTCCCTCGACTACGTCTTCCAACTCGATGACCAGGATTTTGATTATGTCAGTGG CAGACAATGGTTTCGCATACGGAACCTCTCCTTGGAGAATATTTTTGATTCAATGTTGCAAGCAAATGGAGCGAATATGACGGGGGTCGAGACGCTTTTACGGATTGCATGGAGACTTTTTCTCAATCAACAACAagaatcttttgaaaaattcctctcCAACCCTGGGGAGGTAGTCGCATGGATTTTTAACACTTACATGAATCTTTTTGGCAACAACCGCACCGGTATTTTCAACAGGGAAGCACTCAGAGGATTCGTTCAGTATTACACCGCAACTG AAAGTTACCGTGTAACGATACCTCTCTGTTACGCTCCAATACCGGCGTCGTCCTTGTGCTGGAACATTAACTTCATGATAAACACGAACAAGTGGACGGTGAGGAAAACTGTGAATCTAGCAGCCGAGTCGAGCCTGCTAGCCGCGGACTCCTTCGTCCTGGAACTTTTCGACCTGGACCTGAATCTGACCGGTTTCAGAGAGCGCCGCCAAGAGGGAGTTTGCGCCGACGGGAGGATCAGCCTATTGGATATGGACGGCTACCCGTTCCCGAAATTCGAACTCGGATGCCATCCGGTGTTCTACCACCCCCTCCAGTACGTGGACCAAGTTTTGTGTCTCCTGTACGAACGAACAGCAACCTCCCGCAACTCGCACCGGAACACCACCCTCGGCAAG GTGTGCATAGACCCAATCCAGGCAACGCTCATGCACGAGCTCACGAGGAACTTCATTCGCATGACAGTGAGGAACAACAATCTTCAACCGAGCTCGAACAAAGTCTGCAAGAACATGGTCTACCAACTGCACACCCTCGGTACCGGAACCCCGAGGGACGAGCTCATGTCCCGCGCCATCACCGAGATGCTATCCTACAGCATCACGAACCTCCTCGGCGTCCGCTCCGACCGCCGCACCATCCTCAACTTCGTGCGCCTCTCCAGGGCGGCCCCGATTCTCATGGACGCCTGGGGCGCCATCGCCCAGAACTCCAACAGCACCGAGCAGTTCAACCGGAACCTCATGGAGTGCGGAGTCCTCCTCCTGCAGCACGGCGAGGAGCACCGCACCCTCGCTCTCCACCCCACGCCACCCCCGCAACCACCGACCTCCCCTCCGAATAGGTTGAGGGATCTTCTCCGACGCCGCATCTCCGACCACAGATTAGCTCCCCCTGCTCCGAGCTCGAATCGAAGAATCCGTCAGGTGGACGATCTCGAAATGTCGCAATGGGATGATATGAGTGGAACGCAGGAAGAGGGACAGATCGGCGATCCCCGAGACGATGATATACCGGCAATCCAACAGATCCAGGGCCAATCCGCCTTGAACAATAGCCTGGCCGCGCTGTTCAGACAGCTGGACGAGATGCGCTTCCGGTTGAGGGACTTCTTGGATGGCCAGAGGGTGAACTTCGAGAGTCGACTCGATGGCTTGTGGGATAGGTACGCGAACACGATCAGGGCCTGGCTCGAAAGTTTCCTGGCGCGCGTGCTGGGCACAGTCACCCAGTACGCGCCTTTGATCACCAGACACCCGGGATAG
- the LOC109038914 gene encoding uncharacterized protein isoform X4, whose translation MVFQRWNLDMERIWHSTSKTSGRVVLLAIWLSIIPWFCSAQSWKKLDDARYSDGSDDVSVEESVSKNASLYLDRSVVGDDFNIELNFFRWGTCQRADLSKSLKCCETDINTDEDRRYYACEDIPADTASKFVRARLEVGDLQRSLMSRYNREVNSLFNASENPAWAEVSRRPIGELGDVPFSYFLGRPVEGLLRRALNRSLEESLDPANDRRRIEKRLQDLRQAVSAALNHTLNDIVNESLDYVFQLDDQDFDYVSGRQWFRIRNLSLENIFDSMLQANGANMTGVETLLRIAWRLFLNQQQESFEKFLSNPGEVVAWIFNTYMNLFGNNRTGIFNREALRGFVQYYTATESYRVTIPLCYAPIPASSLCWNINFMINTNKWTVRKTVNLAAESSLLAADSFVLELFDLDLNLTGFRERRQEGVCADGRISLLDMDGYPFPKFELGCHPVFYHPLQYVDQVLCLLYERTATSRNSHRNTTLGKVCIDPIQATLMHELTRNFIRMTVRNNNLQPSSNKVCKNMVYQLHTLGTGTPRDELMSRAITEMLSYSITNLLGVRSDRRTILNFVRLSRAAPILMDAWGAIAQNSNSTEQFNRNLMECGVLLLQHGEEHRTLALHPTPPPQPPTSPPNRLRDLLRRRISDHRLAPPAPSSNRRIRQVDDLEMSQWDDMSGTQEEGQIGDPRDDDIPAIQQIQGQSALNNSLAALFRQLDEMRFRLRDFLDGQRVNFESRLDGLWDRYANTIRAWLESFLARVLGTVTQYAPLITRHPG comes from the exons ATGGTATTTCAGCGATGGAATTTG GATATGGAGCGCATATGGCATAGCACTTCGAAAACTAGTGGAAGAGTAGTGCTGCTTGCAATATGGCTATCGATCATTCCTTGGTTCTGTTCTGCTCAGTCTTGGAAGAAACTCGATGATGCGAGATATTCAG ATGGAAGTGATGATGTATCCGTCGAAGAATCTGTAAGCAAAAATGCTTCTCTGTATTTGGACCGGAGTGTTGTTGGTGATGACTTTAACATCGAGTTGAATTTCTTCAGATGGGGAACATGTCAAAGGGCAGATCTAAGTAAATCTTTGAAATGCTGTGAAACTGATATCAACACTGATGAAGATAGAAGATATTACG CCTGCGAGGACATCCCCGCGGACACGGCTTCCAAGTTCGTGCGGGCCAGGTTGGAGGTAGGCGACTTGCAGCGCTCCCTGATGAGCCGCTACAATCGCGAGGTGAACTCCCTGTTCAACGCGAGCGAGAACCCGGCCTGGGCGGAGGTCTCGCGGCGGCCGATCGGGGAGCTCGGAGACGTCCCTTTCAGCTACTTCCTCGGGCGCCCCGTCGAGGGTCTCCTCCGCCGGGCGCTCAACCGCTCCCTCGAGGAGTCCCTGGACCCGGCCAACGACCGACGCAGGATCGAGAAACGGCTCCAGGACTTGAGGCAAGCCGTCAGCGCCGCCCTCAACCACACGCTCAACGACATCGTCAACGAGTCCCTCGACTACGTCTTCCAACTCGATGACCAGGATTTTGATTATGTCAGTGG CAGACAATGGTTTCGCATACGGAACCTCTCCTTGGAGAATATTTTTGATTCAATGTTGCAAGCAAATGGAGCGAATATGACGGGGGTCGAGACGCTTTTACGGATTGCATGGAGACTTTTTCTCAATCAACAACAagaatcttttgaaaaattcctctcCAACCCTGGGGAGGTAGTCGCATGGATTTTTAACACTTACATGAATCTTTTTGGCAACAACCGCACCGGTATTTTCAACAGGGAAGCACTCAGAGGATTCGTTCAGTATTACACCGCAACTG AAAGTTACCGTGTAACGATACCTCTCTGTTACGCTCCAATACCGGCGTCGTCCTTGTGCTGGAACATTAACTTCATGATAAACACGAACAAGTGGACGGTGAGGAAAACTGTGAATCTAGCAGCCGAGTCGAGCCTGCTAGCCGCGGACTCCTTCGTCCTGGAACTTTTCGACCTGGACCTGAATCTGACCGGTTTCAGAGAGCGCCGCCAAGAGGGAGTTTGCGCCGACGGGAGGATCAGCCTATTGGATATGGACGGCTACCCGTTCCCGAAATTCGAACTCGGATGCCATCCGGTGTTCTACCACCCCCTCCAGTACGTGGACCAAGTTTTGTGTCTCCTGTACGAACGAACAGCAACCTCCCGCAACTCGCACCGGAACACCACCCTCGGCAAG GTGTGCATAGACCCAATCCAGGCAACGCTCATGCACGAGCTCACGAGGAACTTCATTCGCATGACAGTGAGGAACAACAATCTTCAACCGAGCTCGAACAAAGTCTGCAAGAACATGGTCTACCAACTGCACACCCTCGGTACCGGAACCCCGAGGGACGAGCTCATGTCCCGCGCCATCACCGAGATGCTATCCTACAGCATCACGAACCTCCTCGGCGTCCGCTCCGACCGCCGCACCATCCTCAACTTCGTGCGCCTCTCCAGGGCGGCCCCGATTCTCATGGACGCCTGGGGCGCCATCGCCCAGAACTCCAACAGCACCGAGCAGTTCAACCGGAACCTCATGGAGTGCGGAGTCCTCCTCCTGCAGCACGGCGAGGAGCACCGCACCCTCGCTCTCCACCCCACGCCACCCCCGCAACCACCGACCTCCCCTCCGAATAGGTTGAGGGATCTTCTCCGACGCCGCATCTCCGACCACAGATTAGCTCCCCCTGCTCCGAGCTCGAATCGAAGAATCCGTCAGGTGGACGATCTCGAAATGTCGCAATGGGATGATATGAGTGGAACGCAGGAAGAGGGACAGATCGGCGATCCCCGAGACGATGATATACCGGCAATCCAACAGATCCAGGGCCAATCCGCCTTGAACAATAGCCTGGCCGCGCTGTTCAGACAGCTGGACGAGATGCGCTTCCGGTTGAGGGACTTCTTGGATGGCCAGAGGGTGAACTTCGAGAGTCGACTCGATGGCTTGTGGGATAGGTACGCGAACACGATCAGGGCCTGGCTCGAAAGTTTCCTGGCGCGCGTGCTGGGCACAGTCACCCAGTACGCGCCTTTGATCACCAGACACCCGGGATAG